From the bacterium genome, the window CACGACGCCTCCGCCGTTTCGTCTCCCTCGGGGACTCCGCATGACCTCCTCCGGAACCGGACCCGCTCCGCATAACCTGCCCGCCGAACTGACGACCTTCATCGGGCGCCGGCGAGAGATCGCGCAGGTGAAGGCGTTCGTCTCCCGGACGCGCCTGTTGACGCTCATCGGCGCCGGGGGCGCCGGCAAGTCGCGCCTCGCCTTGCGTGTCGCGACCGAGCTCGTTGAGAGTGTTCCGGACGGCGCGTGGATCGTCGAGCTCGCTTCGCTGGCCGACCCGGCGCTCGTCCCGCAGCGCACGGCGGCCGCGCTCGACGTCCCCGAGCAGCCCGGGCGCGGAGTGGACGAGACCCTAGTGGAGGCGCTGCGGTCCAAGTCGCTCCTGCTCGTGCTCGACAATTGCGAACACCTCGCCGAGACCTGCGCGGACCTCGCCGGCCGGTTGCTGCGCAGCTGTCCCAATCTCCGGATTCTCGCGACGAGCCGGACTCCGCTCGGCGTGCCCGGTGAGACTCTGTGGCGGGTACCGTCGTTGTCGCTCCCGGATCCTGCCGGCGCCGCATCCGTCGACGAGGTGGAACGGTCCGAAGCCGTCCGGCTCTTCGTCGAGCGGGCGCGGGCCGGTGACCCGGCCTTCGCGCTGACGCCCGACAACGCGGCCGCCGTGGCCCAGGTGTGTCACCGCCTCGACGGGATGCCGCTGGCCATCGAATTGGCCGCGGCGCGCACCAACGTGCTGTCCGTCGAACAGATCGCGGCGCGTCTCGACGATCGGTTCGGGCTGCTGACCGGGGGAAGCGCGGCCGGCCTGCCCCGGCACCAGACGCTGCGCGCCACGATGGAGTGGAGTGACGGGCTGCTCGCTGAGCGCGAGCGGACGGTGCTGCGCCGGTTGTCCGTCTTTGCCGGCGGGTGGACGCTTGACGCGGCGGAGGCCGTGTGCGCCGGCGACGGTGTCGAGCGGGCCGAGGTGCTCGATGCGCTGAGCCGGCTCGTCGACGGTTCTCTCGTCATCGCGGAGACGCGGCACGGGGCGGCCCGGTACTGGATGCTGGAAACCGTCAGGCAGTACGGCCGCGATCGGTCGGCGGGGACGGACGACGCGGACCGGACCCGCCGCCGGCATTTGGCGTGGTATCTCGCCTTGGCGGAAGAGGCGGACGAGGGTCTCCGCGGGCCGCATGAAGCACTCTGGTTGGGGCGGCTGGAGACCGAACACGACAACCTCCTGGCGGCGCTGGACTGTGCCAGAACGGGTGCGGACGGCGAGCAGGCCGAGGTCCGGCTCGTCCGGGCATTGGAGTGGTTTTGGCACATCGTGGGATACTGGACCGAAGGCCGCGCGAGGCTCGAAGCGGTGCTCGCGCGGGCGGGCGGGGCATCGGCGCTCCTGCCCAAGGTCTTCGTGGGCGCCACGCGGTTGGCGTATCGGCAGGGCGATCGCCTGCGCGCGCGGGCGCGGTGCGAGGAAGGTCTGGCGGTGTCTCGTCGGGTCGGGGATCGCTCCGGGGAGGCGTGCTGCCTTCTGTGGCTGGGGATCCTCGCGATGGTCGAAGACGACGTCGATCGCGCGGCGCCCTTGCTCGAGGAGAGCCTCGCCTTGTACCGCGCGCTCCAAGACGGCTGGTGGACGGTCGAGGCGCTGTCGTTCCTCGGGAGTCTTGCGGTGATGCGGGGCGATTACGACCGGGCCCGGGCGCTCCATGAGGAGAGTCTCGCCGTCGCCCGGCAGACCGGGAACCGCAACAACATCACTACGGCCCTCCGCAACCTCGGCCACCTGGCCCTCCGCCGGGGCGACGATGAACGCGCCGCGGCCTACTATTCGGAGAGCCTGCAACTCTGCAGAAACGCGGAAATCGTGACGGTCGTCGTCGATTCCCGCGAGCCTCTGGAGGGGCGATCCGGGGCGCCGGCGGTCCTGTTGCTGCCCGGGGTGATTACCGAGTGCCTCGACGGCTTGGCGCGCGTGGCCTGCGTACGCGGGGCGTATGAGGACGCGGCCGCGTTGT encodes:
- a CDS encoding LuxR C-terminal-related transcriptional regulator, translating into MTSSGTGPAPHNLPAELTTFIGRRREIAQVKAFVSRTRLLTLIGAGGAGKSRLALRVATELVESVPDGAWIVELASLADPALVPQRTAAALDVPEQPGRGVDETLVEALRSKSLLLVLDNCEHLAETCADLAGRLLRSCPNLRILATSRTPLGVPGETLWRVPSLSLPDPAGAASVDEVERSEAVRLFVERARAGDPAFALTPDNAAAVAQVCHRLDGMPLAIELAAARTNVLSVEQIAARLDDRFGLLTGGSAAGLPRHQTLRATMEWSDGLLAERERTVLRRLSVFAGGWTLDAAEAVCAGDGVERAEVLDALSRLVDGSLVIAETRHGAARYWMLETVRQYGRDRSAGTDDADRTRRRHLAWYLALAEEADEGLRGPHEALWLGRLETEHDNLLAALDCARTGADGEQAEVRLVRALEWFWHIVGYWTEGRARLEAVLARAGGASALLPKVFVGATRLAYRQGDRLRARARCEEGLAVSRRVGDRSGEACCLLWLGILAMVEDDVDRAAPLLEESLALYRALQDGWWTVEALSFLGSLAVMRGDYDRARALHEESLAVARQTGNRNNITTALRNLGHLALRRGDDERAAAYYSESLQLCRNAEIVTVVVDSREPLEGRSGAPAVLLLPGVITECLDGLARVACVRGAYEDAAALFGAAEASLESLGGQLPLWSDIAEHDRYTAAARTALGDARFAAARAQGRAMTLAQAVDFALAATAGSPPPVRAGRPAGEAGALTAREREVAGLVAQGLTNREIAAALVVAERTAETHVQNILNKLGFGSRAQIAAWAAERGLTKPVGPR